In the genome of bacterium, the window GGCATCGTCGCCGGCCAGATCCCATTAGCCACGGGTATGGCGTTCGCCGCCAAGTACCGCGGCGAGGATCGGGTGACGGTCTGCTCCATGGGCGAGGGCACGGTGCACCAGGGCGCTTTCCACGAGTCGCTGAATCTGGCCGCCCTGTGGAAGCTGCCGGTAATCTACCTGATCGAGAATAACCGATATGGCATGGGAACGCCGCTGGAGCGGGCGTCCGCTGTCTGGGATCTTTCGCAAAAAGCCTGTTCCTACGATATGGCACGCGCCACAGTGGACGGCATGGATGTGCTCAAGGTTCACGAAGTGTTGGCAGAAGCGGTTGAACGCGCGCGTAAACTCAACGAACCCTCGCTGATCGAAGCGCGAACCTACCGCTTCCGCGGCCACTCCATGTCCGATCCAGTGCACTCTCACTATCGCACCAAAGATGAAGTGGAGGAGCAGAAGAATCACGACCCGCTGCTGAAATTCCAGAACTATCTGTTTGAGAAAAAATATATCAATCAAGATCAGATCAGAGCCTTCGAAGATGAGATAAAGATAATCGTAAAAGAATCGGTCGATTTCGCCGAGAACTCTCCGGAGCCGGCGCTGGAATCGATCTATGAGCACGTCTATGTCGAGTGATCGTCGGCCCGGCGGCACCGGTTGCAGGATCAGCGGCTGACACAGAAACAGCCCTTAATCATCATCCACCCTTGAATGAAAGACGGAGAATATGCCGGAGATTACATTTCGCGAAGCGTTGAACCAAGCCATGGCTGAAGAGATGGAGCGGGACCCTAATGTGTTCCTCATGGGCGAAGAGGTCGGCTATTATCAGGGCGCGTATAAAGTGAGCCAGGGTTTATTGGAACGGTTCGGCCCCAAACGGGTCATCGACACTCCCATCGCCGAACTGGGATTTGCCGGTCTGGGCATCGGCGCAGCCCAGGTGGGTCTGCGGCCCATCATCGAATTTATGACCTGGAATTTCAGCATCCTCGCTATGGACCAGATCGTCAACAACGCGGCCAAGCTGCGCTACATGTCAGGCGGCGCGTTAAAGATCCCGGTGGTGTTCCGCGGCGCCAGCGGCGCCGCGCATCAGCTGGGCGCACAG includes:
- the pdhA gene encoding pyruvate dehydrogenase (acetyl-transferring) E1 component subunit alpha, with the protein product MKKDKLLDLYRMMLLIRRFEERTAQMYGMQKIGGFCHLYIGQEAVAVGTVAALRDDDYFISSYRDHGHILAKGGDPRAVMAELFGKADGVSKGKGGSMHLFDVVKGFYGGHGIVAGQIPLATGMAFAAKYRGEDRVTVCSMGEGTVHQGAFHESLNLAALWKLPVIYLIENNRYGMGTPLERASAVWDLSQKACSYDMARATVDGMDVLKVHEVLAEAVERARKLNEPSLIEARTYRFRGHSMSDPVHSHYRTKDEVEEQKNHDPLLKFQNYLFEKKYINQDQIRAFEDEIKIIVKESVDFAENSPEPALESIYEHVYVE